In the genome of Mercurialis annua linkage group LG8, ddMerAnnu1.2, whole genome shotgun sequence, the window tatttaagttacaaatgataaaaatcacaaacatttaaatttaaaaaatcattagattaaaaaaaatttaataattcaatttgtgtttgattcaattaaattagaattttatgAATCaatgaatataattttatttagtaattaaattttattaagatttatatatttaattttatttatagaaatAAACTCTAATTAGATTAGTTGTTAGTGTTAGAGACATGATATTGAATTAGTTCGTTCATTAGATTttatcttaaaaccaattgattCTAAATGAAGATGTTCAAGCTATATATAAACGCAAGTCTATCAACACGCACAATTAATGTGGAATACTCCCACTTTACACAACTAAAATAATACGATATATTAAAGTTCGGGCCAAACCCGAGACCTCAGAAATACACGCGGAAAGCCTAGCTACTCGCTTGCTAGGACTCACCGGCacttaatttcaaatttgaatagCTATATATGGTTGTTCACTCGACACATTAAAAGTTGTAACGCATAAGCAAATTTGGATTCTCTGACTGCCGTTGGTATTCTTCTCACCTAGAATGAGCCATAAACCGTTTCTTTTGCTGTAAGGTTTCTAAGAGGTTTATATGGCAGGTGTATATAATACATACAAATTACAATTAGCCAGTCAAGACACATTTTTTTATTGGCCTTGTGAGCATCTAATTTAATCTACCAAATGTTTTTAATCATAGCAAATTTTTGAAAGTTACTAGATAGCATATTTTAGaagaaaaatcatattttacattctacaaatagaaaaaaaatccaaagtaaAAAGAAGCAAGAAactaattttagaaaataaataaataaaaaacgtttCCTCTTGATTATTAGAGTGAGACATGATTAATTAACCACAATTAAGCTCTTTAATTGTCTGTAATATTCTAATCATGTGAAGGATTTGTTTCTATTTGTtgcttaaatttttgtttagaggattaatttaataatttgcaTTTTAAATTTCGTATGATCGTGAGCGCGTCATGCGATTAAACTACGTACAACGAAATTAGTTATTCGTTATATacatgttatttgtttattaactataaattattttgtatattccATTTAAGGATCAAAATAAACGACAATTCTTAcggatctataatttttttcattacgttttGTCGTTAAATTATGGATCTATAATTAGATTCGATAAAATTCCATAATTCATTATATTTTAATGCACGAAAAAATCTACTTGTTGTTTATAGCTACCTAGTTTATTCCATTTTGAGGATTAATATAATAGACAACCCTTGCGGATCTATAATTTTGTCGTTACGTTTTGTCGTCTAACTTAAAAAAGAGTATTGATGTATAATTAGATTCGATAAAGTTAATTATTCATTATGTTTTGATTAATGGggtattttgtttattatttttacttatctcgtaaatttaatttttaaaattaaaatgaaatgcATTCCTTACCGATCAAAACTTTTGTCGTTTAACTTAATGTATGAGAGTACTAATATATGTACGGTCAGATCTGTTGTACGATTAAGTTCGTTATTATGAAATATTCTGTCGTTTAACTTAATGTATGAaagtataatataaataaaatcataattattgtACGATTAAGTTTGTTATTATCCAATATTTTATCGTTCCATAATTTTTAttaggttttattttaattactaaatccATATctctttattcttttaaattatgtaaaatgtaAAAGAATGTATTTGTAAGATTGATGTAAGACAATAACAAAGTAGAATAATAatgtttaatatataattatctaAAAATGAATCAATCACAATAcaacttaaattttatataatgcTAATATCTAATTTacttaaattaaactaaaaaattatcatattatAGGATGTAAATCCAAACAATGGATTCAATATCCTAtagttttgattagttttgtcACTTCTCATCATTCTTTACTATAAGAATAGGAGCAAtgagaaaatatattcattgCATTCATATCAAAGAGCAAGAAACACTCACTCTAACCCTAGTTTACTACTTACACCTCTcccatatttttatttgaaaaaatggaAGCCAAAGCAATGATAATTGGTGCAGGCCCTGCTGGTCTAGCTACCTCTGTCTGTCTTTCTCATTTTTCCatttctaatattcttcttGAAAGAGAAGATTGCGCTGCTTCATTATGGACGAAACATTCTTACGATCGCTTGCATTTACACATCGGAAAAGAGTTTTGTGAGCTTCCATATTTCCCTCACCAAACCAAAACGTCAACATTTATGCCCAAAAATAGGTTCATAGAATATATAGataattatatatcatttttcGATGTAAATCCCCGTTTTAATCGTTGTGTTAGGTCGGCATTTTTTGATAATGATTCTAAAAAATGGATCATTGAAGCGAAAAATAGTGTTTCTGGTGAAAGTGAAATTTATTTTGCTGAATTTTTAGTTGTCGCTACTGGCGAAAATAGCAAAGGTTTTATTCCTAAGATTTCTGGAATGGATACTTTTCTTGGAGAAATTATTCATTCTAGTGAGTATAGATGTGGGGCAATTTATGAAGGTAAAAATGTATTGGTTGTCGGCTCTGGAAATTCTGGCATGGAAATTAGCCTTGATCTTTCAAATTATGGTGCAAATACTTCCATTGTTGTTAGAAGCTCAGTAagataattcatttttaattattttattcaatttttttaaaagttatttatgctattcttttttatattaatctCTTACACATCGTGGCATGTAAATATTAGTTAcatgtctatttaattttagaataaaataatcaaacatagTAATCTTCTTTATGAGaatgataattttaaaagtttttagaTGCATGCAACTATTGCATGAGCTACTCCATGCATGCAAGACTAATgtcaaattaaattcaaataaatttatgttatgctaacgtttaatttttttttttttttacagtttCATGTGGTTACAAGAGAAATGGTATATTTAGGAATGTTACTATTAACCTTCGTAAATCTTCCTTTAAGATTTGTGGACATGTTGATCACTTTTCTCTCAAAAGCAATGTATGGTGATTTGTCGAAGTATGGACTCCATCGACCCTCTATAGGACCATTTGCAAGTAAAATTCTAACAGGAAAAGCTCCCGTTATTGATGTTGGAACTGTCAAAAAGATCCGTTCTAAAGAGATTAAGGTAATATGAagaaaaaaacatttcaattccATGGCCGGACATATTTACATTGTAGTTTCTGAACGTCAGCATATAACATAATTTTTCGCGTTTTTTTTTGGTTGAATTAAGCAAAATCTAAAAAGTGTCTTACCCATTAGTATTATAAcctttccaaacttttcatttaTAACCCAATATGAATTTTATACTTTATGTTTTGTTAAAATGACGTCGTTTTTGGTCGTACGTACGGCCAAAACAATATCGTTTTGgatatttatactatatatgCCACATAATGGAGGGTTAATGTGCTATTAGGTGAGATGTTTTATAATTTgtgtttaaatcgataaaaacggTAAAGGTTGTACTATATGATGACATTAActctttctaaaaatattatagGTTGTTCCTGCAATTACAAATGTGAATCATACTACAGTGGAGTTCAGCGATAATACTATGCAACATTTTGATGCGATCGTTTTAGCGACGGGTTATAAAAGCATTGCAAATGAATGGCTTAAGGTATTTTTAGAATTTCAACATTATTTTCCTCTTTAAACTTGTGTACAATATATAATGAACATTTAAATGTATCATTATCCTCATAAGTTTAATCGTGTGACGAGCGAAATACGCTTGACTCCCCCGTCCGATAAAAAACAGTATgtgatatatattattaattattaatattttgatgttttttttgtaGGACTATCATTACATTCTTAATGAAGAAGGGATGCCCAAAAATAAAACTCCTAACCATTGGAAGGGTGAAAATGGAATATATTGTGTTGGGTTTGCTAAGAATGGTATTCCCGGAATATCCAAGGATGCAAAAGCAGTAGCCGAGGATATCCATGCCATTTTAAGCAACCAAGTTAGTAAATTTGAAGTTTAAGACGATAGCTTTTTATGTTCGTTGAACATAATATGTAATTTAAGTTAAGTTAATACATTGTCagaaaatttacattttttgttttataataaaaagtatagattaatttaaattaatacattgtctaaaagtgtttttttttctgttaaaaTTTGATGTCCTTTTATGCTAAAGTTTTACTTTTCATTATCATTTGGTAgaaaattgttaaatataaatatgttatgtGCTTgtgattattaattaataagcagtaaatatttttaatgctAATAGTGtaaaaattgttattattaatatataataaaaaaacaattgtgACATGTTGCTGTTAATAAACATTATATTAAGTAATTGGTACTAAAATTTGTTGTAAAATGCTGCTTATAACTAATTAAAGGtagcaacttttaaaattattattataaaatgatttttagcagaaaaaaaaacttattacgaattaaatatttcttatatatttatataatacaaATGAACATGGTTTAGTAAATTGTTGGTGCGTGAAATTAATAAGAAATTATGGATTCTATTACTTTTCTATAAATAATTCTTTCTTATAATAGGCCAAGGACATTTCGGTTTTTCTGTAACAATTTTACAAGTTATATTTGGCaagtataatatacatacaaatataattaaagaCACCTTTATTGGCCATAAGAGCATCTaattctctctaaaaaaaacaaataaaaactgaaaatttacAGTCAGAAGCTCACCTAATTAAGCATGTTTTGGCTAATGGTTTGAATTAACCTCCGCTTTTTTAGTCTCTTTCCATTTGCACCCTGATATTGTTAAATTTCTGGTTTCACTCAAATCTGCACCTTTCATTTCCAATTACATcctcaaatattaaattgacctcttttcacttaaaaaaaagttcaaatcaaaactttatattttaacatatattctaaatagcggttattgttatatttaaaataaaatactcttCTTCtcagaaaaaattaaaacccaataataattttttatttaataaaaataaatattattatgttataaataaatattttttatcttaattataacattgaaaactatttaaaatatatgtcaaaatATGAAGTATTAAAAAATAGGCAATTTAATAtatgagggtgcaattgaaaccaaaaagtatggattttgatttttgagggttcaattgaaaatgaaaggtatGGGTTTCTGTGAAATTTGGAATTTTACAAATTATTGttacatttatttaattttttataagcCTTTTTTTATAggaattatgtttaattatttgataaattaattttatgaggAAGAAATAATTTAAGAGCACAACTCCTTTACATGTTAGCCATGACATCTCTCTCCatataacataaaattaatGACGATTAAGTTCTTTAATTTAACATTAATAAGAGAAGTTAAAACATTCAGTTTGAAAACGTCTGAGTTATTTTTAACACAAAATAAgtacataaaaattatatcttctttccatcaaaaatattaagattatttttttagttttttttattgtttaaatcaCAATTgacatgtttttaaaatatttatttttta includes:
- the LOC126659547 gene encoding probable indole-3-pyruvate monooxygenase YUCCA10 produces the protein MEAKAMIIGAGPAGLATSVCLSHFSISNILLEREDCAASLWTKHSYDRLHLHIGKEFCELPYFPHQTKTSTFMPKNRFIEYIDNYISFFDVNPRFNRCVRSAFFDNDSKKWIIEAKNSVSGESEIYFAEFLVVATGENSKGFIPKISGMDTFLGEIIHSSEYRCGAIYEGKNVLVVGSGNSGMEISLDLSNYGANTSIVVRSSFHVVTREMVYLGMLLLTFVNLPLRFVDMLITFLSKAMYGDLSKYGLHRPSIGPFASKILTGKAPVIDVGTVKKIRSKEIKVVPAITNVNHTTVEFSDNTMQHFDAIVLATGYKSIANEWLKDYHYILNEEGMPKNKTPNHWKGENGIYCVGFAKNGIPGISKDAKAVAEDIHAILSNQVSKFEV